In Fundulus heteroclitus isolate FHET01 chromosome 18, MU-UCD_Fhet_4.1, whole genome shotgun sequence, a single genomic region encodes these proteins:
- the LOC118566654 gene encoding uncharacterized protein LOC118566654 codes for MSANFPRTTIDRLVVYQEKKSGLLVCGGRVQIFREDRAAVPIIPHDAWVSTLLGREAHNAAHDGVAGTLLRMRKKAWVVKGRRIAQKIVDSCMVCRRARALKCQQVMGDLPPERAEPAPPFKFTSVDLFGPYHVRDDVKKRVTIKVWGVVFCCMASRAIHTELASSLSTESFLMAYQRFTAIRGHPQKIWSDAGTNFIGAKPVLDEMYKYLGTQNISSLEETAAKNGTEWVWKILPADSPHRNGAAEAAVGIVKRAFQSLGQEFALTFSEFHTTLYNAANLANERPIDARIQSREDCIQYITPNSLLLGRASQSSDVKMFDFSSYSFKRLGAMQNEVTKFWNSWRQLAGPNLFVRSKWHTSHRNVAVGDIVWLCDQNALRGQFMLGKVVSANPDKKGVVRDVNVQVVPSCCTPITKHVKQRSVHPPKKDKINTTILHRDVRRLIVLIPVEEQTESQTTEE; via the coding sequence ATGAGTGCCAACTTTCCCAGAACAACCATAGATAGGTTGGTGGTTTATCAAGAGAAAAAGTCTGGATTATTAGTCTGTGGCGGCAGAGTacagatctttagagaggaCAGAGCTGCAGTTCCCATCATACCCCATGATGCCTGGGTGTCAACACTGTTGGGCCGAGAAGCTCATAATGCTGCACATGATGGAGTTGCTGGAACCCTACTGAGGATGAGGAAAAAAGCCTGGGTTGTAAAAGGAAGGAGGATAGCCCAAAAGATTGTTGACAGCTGTATGGTCTGCAGGAGAGCTCGGGCTCTGAAGTGTCAGCAGGTGATGGGCGATTTGCCACCTGAGAGGGCTGAGCCTGCTCCTCCTTTTAAGTTCACCTCAGTCGATCTCTTCGGGCCTTATCATGTCAGAGATGACGTGAAAAAAAGGGTGACAATTAAGGTCTGGGGAGTCGTCTTTTGTTGTATGGCCAGTAGAGCAATTCACACCGAATTGGCAAGCTCGCTTTCCACCGAAAGTTTCCTGATGGCTTATCAGAGATTTACTGCAATCCGAGGTCATCCACAGAAAATCTGGTCTGATGCAGGCACCAATTTTATTGGAGCAAAACCAGTTTTGGACGAGATGTACAAGTATCTGGGTACCCAAAATATATCAAGTTTGGAAGAAACTGCTGCAAAGAACGGGACTGAGTGGGTGTGGAAGATCCTTCCCGCAGACTCGCCTCATAGAAACggagctgctgaagctgctgttgGAATTGTGAAAAGAGCTTTCCAGAGTCTTGGTCAAGAATTTGCACTAACGTTCAGTGAATTTCACACAACTCTATATAACGCTGCCAATCTTGCAAATGAGCGCCCAATCGATGCCAGAATACAGAGTCGAGAGGATTGTATTCAGTACATCACACCTAACAGTCTTTTGCTCGGACGGGCATCTCAGAGTAgtgatgtgaaaatgtttgatttttccaGCTATTCATTCAAACGACTTGGAGCTATGcaaaatgaggttactaagttCTGGAACAGTTGGAGGCAGCTGGCTGGTCCCAACCTTTTTGTGAGGAGTAAATGGCACACTTCCCACAGGAATGTTGCTGTTGGGGACATTGTCTGGTTGTGTGACCAAAATGCACTTAGAGGACAGTTTATGCTGGGCAAAGTTGTAAGTGCTAATCCCGACAAGAAGGGTGTTGTGAGGGACGTAAATGTCCAGGTTGTCCCAAGTTGTTGCACTCCTATAACAAAACATGTCAAGCAAAGATCAGTGCATCCACCAAAGAAGGATAAAATTAACACCACCATTCTTCACAGGGATGTTAGGAGGCTCATCGTCTTAATACCTGTGGAGGAACAAACAGAAAGTCAAACCACAGAGGAATAA